A genomic stretch from Oreochromis niloticus isolate F11D_XX linkage group LG11, O_niloticus_UMD_NMBU, whole genome shotgun sequence includes:
- the g6fl gene encoding g6f-like isoform X1: MEAGFLTFILASFSVVYSCRVSITDWNDVVVVREGMLATLICNDTSVRGAVTINWKVKLFCTNEWKLIMLASANERISGSALKPSMQLTDSNFKDSGVFSLSLKPEAADIGFYSCLIRQQEKILKEEIILLAILTVSVFPDVPIPQHSTLRLIANITPDFAFTQVTWAGPGDITLKSEKKLKTNTVAKLPQVLNNDDGAYVCMVYPRGNSSSRLFPFNVDVTVAADKVASFTNITHGPLISTAIQAHTSFLLTCPGVVGDYVQVHWVPPDTRNQSNMKKVFNYDRWRGTRMTNQNKKLQMAGLPYNSEAGSFSFLLTPDLKDGGLYVCEVLLNDNIFSQRTSLSVLKVKIKKYSSKMELICLYSGRSQVRRVEWKHHNESRKLKMSSSSLGTITTSLPLPITSDIAGNYTCVLHLKNGQAIQATQAITVSPKVVKNFPEESVDDTTSSLHPSLAALLLLVPLVAAAVGVLLWRQRHISDRGIEQSLSVRSGEAENIYENPEDIRQAPPQGPVYMDLKPRGEDDVYKELERYEQCQS, translated from the exons ATGGAGGCTGGTTTTCTCACCTTTATTCTTGCTTCCTTCTCTGTGGTATATTCTTGTCGCGTCAGCATCACAG ATTGGAACGATGTTGTGGTGGTCAGAGAAGGAATGCTTGCCACACTGATCTGCAATGACACAAGTGTGAGAGGGGCTGTGACCATTAACTGGAAGGTGAAGCTATTTTGTACAAATGAGTGGAAACTGATCATGTTAGCCAGTGCAAATGAGAGGATCTCTGGAAGTGCCTTGAAGCCATCCATGCAACTGACTGACTCTAACTTTAAAGACAGTGGGGTTTTCTCACTGTCTTTAAAGCCCGAAGCAGCAGACATTGGTTTCTACTCATGCTTGATACGACAACAAGAGAAGATACTCAAAGAGGAGATTATCCTTTTAGCCATCCTTACAG TCAGTGTCTTCCCCGATGTACCCATTCCTCAGCACAGCACCCTGCGGCTGATTGCCAACATCACTCCTGACTTTGCCTTCACACAGGTCACCTGGGCAGGACCTGGTGATATTACACTGAAGAGCGAAAAAAAGTTAAAGACCAACACTGTGGCCAAACTACCGCAAGTTTTGAACAACGACGATGGTGCTtatgtctgtatggtttaccccCGGGGTAACAGCAGCAGCCGTCTCTTTCCTTTCAATGTGGATGTAACAGTTGCTG CTGACAAAGTGGCCTCATTCACCAATATAACACATG GTCCTCTGATCTCCACTGCCATTCAGGCTCACACATCCTTCCTCTTAACCTGTCCTGGTGTCGTGGGGGACTACGTGCAGGTGCACTGGGTTCCTCCAGACACCAGAAATCAATCTAATATGAAGAAGGTGTTCAATTATGACCGTTGGAGGGGTACTCGAATGACtaatcaaaacaagaaactacaGATGGCTGGTCTACCCTACAACTCAGAGGCTGGGAGCTTTTCCTTTCTGCTTACCCCTGACTTGAAAGATGGTGGCCTCTACGTCTGTGAAGTCTTGCTCAATGACAACATTTTCAGCCAGAGGACGTCGCTCAGCGTGCTGAAAG TTAAAATCAAGAAATATTCCTCAAAGATGGAGTTGATCTGCCTCTACTCGGGGCGGTCCCAGGTCCGAAGAGTCGAGTGGAAGCATCACAACGAGAGTCGAAAGCTAAAGATGTCAAGCAGCAGCCTTGGCACCATCACCACCAGCCTGCCCTTGCCCATCACCTCTGACATAGCAGGAAACTACACCTGTGTCCTCCACCTGAAAAATGGGCAGGCCATTCAGGCAACACAAGCTATCACAGTGTCTCCAAAGGTTGTGAAGAATTTTCCCGAAG AGAGTGTCGATGacaccacctcctccctgcACCCTTCTCTCGCTGCTTTATTACTCCTGGTGCCCCTGGTTGCCGCAGCTGTCGGTGTGTTGCTATGGAGACAGAGACACATTTCTGATCGCG GTATCGAGCAGTCTCTGTCTGTCCGCTCGGGTGAAGCAGAGAACATCTATGAGAATCCTGAAGATATTAGACAG GCCCCTCCCCAGGGTCCAGTCTACATG GATTTGAAGCCAAGAGGAGAGGATGATGTCTATAAGGAACTGGAGCG ATACGAACAGTGTCAAAGCTGA
- the g6fl gene encoding g6f-like isoform X2, with protein MRSRADWNDVVVVREGMLATLICNDTSVRGAVTINWKVKLFCTNEWKLIMLASANERISGSALKPSMQLTDSNFKDSGVFSLSLKPEAADIGFYSCLIRQQEKILKEEIILLAILTVSVFPDVPIPQHSTLRLIANITPDFAFTQVTWAGPGDITLKSEKKLKTNTVAKLPQVLNNDDGAYVCMVYPRGNSSSRLFPFNVDVTVAADKVASFTNITHGPLISTAIQAHTSFLLTCPGVVGDYVQVHWVPPDTRNQSNMKKVFNYDRWRGTRMTNQNKKLQMAGLPYNSEAGSFSFLLTPDLKDGGLYVCEVLLNDNIFSQRTSLSVLKVKIKKYSSKMELICLYSGRSQVRRVEWKHHNESRKLKMSSSSLGTITTSLPLPITSDIAGNYTCVLHLKNGQAIQATQAITVSPKVVKNFPEESVDDTTSSLHPSLAALLLLVPLVAAAVGVLLWRQRHISDRGIEQSLSVRSGEAENIYENPEDIRQAPPQGPVYMDLKPRGEDDVYKELERYEQCQS; from the exons ATGCGCAGTAGAGCTG ATTGGAACGATGTTGTGGTGGTCAGAGAAGGAATGCTTGCCACACTGATCTGCAATGACACAAGTGTGAGAGGGGCTGTGACCATTAACTGGAAGGTGAAGCTATTTTGTACAAATGAGTGGAAACTGATCATGTTAGCCAGTGCAAATGAGAGGATCTCTGGAAGTGCCTTGAAGCCATCCATGCAACTGACTGACTCTAACTTTAAAGACAGTGGGGTTTTCTCACTGTCTTTAAAGCCCGAAGCAGCAGACATTGGTTTCTACTCATGCTTGATACGACAACAAGAGAAGATACTCAAAGAGGAGATTATCCTTTTAGCCATCCTTACAG TCAGTGTCTTCCCCGATGTACCCATTCCTCAGCACAGCACCCTGCGGCTGATTGCCAACATCACTCCTGACTTTGCCTTCACACAGGTCACCTGGGCAGGACCTGGTGATATTACACTGAAGAGCGAAAAAAAGTTAAAGACCAACACTGTGGCCAAACTACCGCAAGTTTTGAACAACGACGATGGTGCTtatgtctgtatggtttaccccCGGGGTAACAGCAGCAGCCGTCTCTTTCCTTTCAATGTGGATGTAACAGTTGCTG CTGACAAAGTGGCCTCATTCACCAATATAACACATG GTCCTCTGATCTCCACTGCCATTCAGGCTCACACATCCTTCCTCTTAACCTGTCCTGGTGTCGTGGGGGACTACGTGCAGGTGCACTGGGTTCCTCCAGACACCAGAAATCAATCTAATATGAAGAAGGTGTTCAATTATGACCGTTGGAGGGGTACTCGAATGACtaatcaaaacaagaaactacaGATGGCTGGTCTACCCTACAACTCAGAGGCTGGGAGCTTTTCCTTTCTGCTTACCCCTGACTTGAAAGATGGTGGCCTCTACGTCTGTGAAGTCTTGCTCAATGACAACATTTTCAGCCAGAGGACGTCGCTCAGCGTGCTGAAAG TTAAAATCAAGAAATATTCCTCAAAGATGGAGTTGATCTGCCTCTACTCGGGGCGGTCCCAGGTCCGAAGAGTCGAGTGGAAGCATCACAACGAGAGTCGAAAGCTAAAGATGTCAAGCAGCAGCCTTGGCACCATCACCACCAGCCTGCCCTTGCCCATCACCTCTGACATAGCAGGAAACTACACCTGTGTCCTCCACCTGAAAAATGGGCAGGCCATTCAGGCAACACAAGCTATCACAGTGTCTCCAAAGGTTGTGAAGAATTTTCCCGAAG AGAGTGTCGATGacaccacctcctccctgcACCCTTCTCTCGCTGCTTTATTACTCCTGGTGCCCCTGGTTGCCGCAGCTGTCGGTGTGTTGCTATGGAGACAGAGACACATTTCTGATCGCG GTATCGAGCAGTCTCTGTCTGTCCGCTCGGGTGAAGCAGAGAACATCTATGAGAATCCTGAAGATATTAGACAG GCCCCTCCCCAGGGTCCAGTCTACATG GATTTGAAGCCAAGAGGAGAGGATGATGTCTATAAGGAACTGGAGCG ATACGAACAGTGTCAAAGCTGA